A stretch of DNA from Drosophila virilis strain 15010-1051.87 chromosome 5, Dvir_AGI_RSII-ME, whole genome shotgun sequence:
ttttgtttacattttgtattGCGATATGGCAAGGTCAATGACAAAGTAGTGTCGCATTTATATCGTACATTTTGTTCAGAGTAGTAGACTTTGCATGAATTATAACAAGCaagtaaattattataaatcaATGTTTCATATTTAGCATTCCACTTTTTCGAGCTGCTTTGTAAGCGTCATTAATTGACTtgtagcaaaaacaaaaacttaacgcGCTTACCAACACTTTCTTTTACAGTCGGTGACTCGCTGCAAAGCCATTTCATAATACAAGCGTGTGCGTGCgagttttgcatttttactAGTAAGAAATCAAAATGGTTCTTTCTGATGGTGCTAAGGAACGTCTAGGCGTTGTTGTGGATGTCATTCAGACCACATTCCACTGGGGATTTGTGCCAATGGTCCTTTATTTGGGTAAGTGTCTACAGCACGTGCGataagaagaagcagcgcTGCAAATGTTATCTATTGATTTTATATGGACGCTcatgttttctatatttttataatataggATTCTCGAAAGGTGCAGAGCCTGGCATGCCGCCACTGTCGCTTTTAAGTCTCTTGtggcaataaatatttcataatgGAAAAAGCAACGGCAGCGTCCTCATcgttaaattaacaaaatgttcttgTTGACTGCTTGGCATTTTCACATACCTAGTACCTGTAAGAACAGCTGGCGGAAATAAATTTCTgttataacaatttaaaaaaatgcttCGTGATTCGAACAGTGATAATTgctgtaaatatatttaaataaatttcgagaCAAATATCCAAATTGAATATtgatattaaatttgtatggTATCACTGGTTGCGCTGTAACCAGTGGCAGCGCCGTACAGTGCGTACTCAGTATTTTTTTCTTAGCAGAAATACAGTATTTTCGCTTTAAGTCGAAACGGTCACACTGCTCACATCGTTCGCAAAACTACTCGCACTCAGACGGGTTTTCCGCTGATTTCgttcaacaaaaattcatatataacaaataaataatacaatttaacGCAAACACATAACTGCACCATACAATTTAAAGTGCTGGCCACTAGTGTAAATAAGTTTCAGTTGCTAAACAAGCCGCTAAAGTGCCAAACTCACGTGATGAAAATACGGCTGAAAACTTCAACGTAAAAGTGGGAGGGGATACGAATTTTTCTAATTGGATTTGCAAGAAGTGTACGAATTTGTTCAGATCAATCGCGTTTAACTGTGTTTAATGTGTGCCAGGTGCAAcaagacaaaaataaataaataatgccaAATATTGCCAAATAAGAAACCAAATGGTGGCTGCTCGTTAAACGAatgcacaaacaaaatgtaagcTCGCCGCGGTTGCAAGCAGAGCGCGAGGCCGACTTCGAGTCCCCCTTTTACCCACACACGCCCACCGCCCCCCTTCCCCCGTGTCCTATACAATAAATGCGCAATACAAAGCAAATTAGTTGCCGCCGT
This window harbors:
- the Tom7 gene encoding mitochondrial import receptor subunit TOM7 homolog gives rise to the protein MVLSDGAKERLGVVVDVIQTTFHWGFVPMVLYLGFSKGAEPGMPPLSLLSLLWQ